The proteins below are encoded in one region of Gammaproteobacteria bacterium:
- the secF gene encoding protein translocase subunit SecF, whose protein sequence is MEFFHNVPHINFLGLRKFTFAYSIIVLIIAVVSLSIHGLNFAVDFTGGVTVQVSYPQTANLQQIRGTLSAAGYKDAIAQSYGTPREVLIRLQPKKGVSGKDTGNAVMALLQKDVPQVRLEQVNFVGPEVGRDLATKGTLAFVLTLVGILLYIIFRFEWRLAVGGVLATLHDVVFVVGFFSVFHLEFDLNVLAAVLAVMGYSVNDTVVVFDRIREDFRIMRKGTPIEIINLAVNQTLSRTIITSGTTLLVVIALLILGGPVLHGFSVALLVGIIVGTYSSIYIASAIALVLGVSKKDLMVRVKEEKHVDDMP, encoded by the coding sequence ATGGAATTTTTCCACAACGTTCCGCACATCAACTTCCTGGGGCTGCGCAAGTTCACGTTTGCGTATTCCATCATCGTGCTCATCATCGCGGTGGTGTCGCTGTCCATCCACGGCCTGAATTTCGCGGTGGATTTCACCGGCGGCGTCACCGTGCAGGTCAGCTATCCGCAGACCGCCAATCTGCAGCAGATCCGCGGCACGCTCTCCGCGGCCGGCTACAAGGACGCCATCGCGCAGAGCTACGGCACGCCGCGCGAGGTTCTGATCCGCCTGCAACCCAAGAAGGGCGTATCCGGCAAGGACACCGGCAACGCGGTCATGGCGCTGCTGCAGAAGGACGTACCGCAGGTGCGTCTGGAGCAGGTGAACTTCGTCGGCCCCGAAGTGGGACGCGATCTGGCCACCAAGGGCACGCTGGCGTTCGTCCTCACGCTCGTCGGTATCCTGCTTTACATCATCTTCCGGTTCGAATGGCGGCTCGCCGTCGGCGGCGTGCTCGCCACGCTGCACGACGTGGTGTTCGTGGTGGGGTTTTTCTCGGTGTTTCATCTGGAATTCGATCTGAACGTGCTGGCCGCGGTGCTCGCCGTCATGGGCTATTCGGTGAACGATACCGTGGTGGTCTTCGACCGCATCCGCGAGGACTTCCGCATCATGCGCAAGGGCACGCCCATCGAGATCATCAACCTCGCCGTCAACCAGACGCTGTCGCGTACCATCATCACCTCGGGCACCACGCTGCTGGTGGTGATCGCGCTGCTGATCCTCGGCGGCCCGGTGCTGCACGGTTTCTCCGTGGCGCTGCTGGTCGGCATCATCGTCGGTACCTATTCCTCGATCTACATCGCGAGCGCCATCGCGCTGGTATTGGGTGTGAGCAAGAAGGATCTGATGGTCAGGGTTAAGGAAGAAAAACACGTGGATGACA
- the secD gene encoding protein translocase subunit SecD, with protein sequence MLNRYPVWKNILVILVTVAGILIALPNLYGDDPAVQVSQNNGTVTEATTTQVEQALDAAKLPYTSAVLDDNRLLVRFDTPDTQLQALDTITKALGNQYSVALNLAPRTPAWMRVLGLRPMAKGLDLQGGVHFQMLVDLNAAIQTKLQRDAADIRSTMRQQLIRYEDVALTGENINMQLRTPDDVTRAKQLLSSQFQELAVTTGSQPNTLVAVIDPKQLQALRQTAVEQNMTVLRNRVNQLGVADPVVQQQGGNSIVVELPGVQDTARAKEILGAIATIEFRLVDPTANPMLAQQTGHVPLDDQLFKDKAGNPVLLRRDVIVTGDQLVDASSGFDQQNGLPDVNVSLNSAGASKMGDVTRENLGKPMAVLYIETKTESTTVNGKTVPVHKKTYTVINVATIQGIFSGRFQITGLQQQEAQNLALLLRAGSLAAPMDIVQERTVGPSLGQENIRQGFHAALLGFLLVVIFIGLYYKTFGVIADLAVIMNLVLTVALLSLIQATLTLPGIAGIALTLGMGVDANVLINEHIREEVRAGNTPQAAIHAGYKRAFATIVDAHVTTLTAAVMLFLFGAGPVKGFAVTLSLGILTSLFTAIMGTRSIVNWIYGGRNLSKLPV encoded by the coding sequence ACGCGGCCAAGCTGCCGTACACGTCGGCGGTGCTCGACGACAACCGGCTGCTGGTGCGTTTCGATACCCCCGACACCCAATTGCAGGCACTGGACACGATTACCAAGGCGCTGGGCAATCAGTACTCGGTAGCCCTGAATCTGGCGCCGCGCACACCGGCATGGATGCGCGTGCTGGGTTTGAGACCCATGGCCAAGGGCCTGGACCTGCAAGGCGGCGTGCACTTTCAGATGCTGGTGGATTTGAATGCCGCGATTCAGACCAAGCTGCAGCGTGACGCCGCCGACATCCGCAGTACCATGCGCCAACAGTTGATTCGCTATGAGGACGTGGCGCTTACCGGGGAAAACATCAACATGCAGTTGCGCACGCCGGACGACGTGACGCGTGCCAAACAATTGCTGAGCAGCCAATTCCAGGAACTCGCCGTCACCACCGGCAGCCAGCCGAACACGTTGGTAGCGGTCATTGATCCCAAGCAGTTGCAGGCGCTGCGCCAGACCGCGGTCGAGCAGAACATGACCGTGCTGCGCAACCGCGTGAACCAGTTGGGTGTGGCCGATCCGGTGGTGCAGCAGCAGGGCGGCAACAGCATCGTGGTGGAACTGCCCGGCGTGCAGGACACCGCGCGCGCCAAGGAAATCCTCGGCGCTATCGCCACTATCGAATTCCGGCTGGTGGATCCGACGGCCAATCCGATGTTGGCGCAGCAGACCGGCCACGTTCCACTTGACGATCAACTGTTCAAGGACAAGGCCGGCAATCCGGTGCTGTTGCGGCGCGACGTGATCGTCACCGGCGACCAGCTGGTGGATGCCTCGTCAGGTTTTGATCAACAGAATGGTTTGCCGGACGTCAACGTGTCGCTGAATTCCGCCGGCGCCAGCAAGATGGGCGATGTGACGCGCGAGAACCTCGGCAAACCCATGGCGGTGCTGTACATCGAAACCAAGACCGAGAGCACCACTGTCAACGGCAAGACCGTGCCGGTACACAAGAAGACCTACACGGTCATCAACGTGGCCACCATCCAGGGCATCTTCAGCGGGCGTTTCCAGATCACCGGCCTGCAGCAGCAGGAAGCGCAGAACCTGGCCTTGCTGCTGCGTGCGGGTTCGCTCGCGGCGCCCATGGACATTGTGCAGGAGCGCACGGTCGGCCCGAGTCTCGGTCAGGAAAACATCCGCCAGGGTTTCCATGCCGCGCTGCTGGGCTTCCTGCTGGTGGTGATCTTCATCGGCCTGTACTACAAGACTTTCGGCGTGATCGCCGACCTCGCGGTGATCATGAATCTGGTGCTGACTGTGGCACTGTTATCGCTGATTCAGGCAACCCTGACATTGCCCGGCATCGCCGGCATCGCCTTGACGCTCGGCATGGGCGTGGACGCCAACGTGCTGATCAACGAGCACATCCGTGAAGAGGTGCGCGCGGGCAACACGCCGCAGGCCGCGATTCATGCCGGTTACAAGCGCGCCTTCGCCACCATCGTGGACGCGCACGTCACTACGCTCACCGCCGCGGTCATGCTGTTCCTGTTCGGCGCCGGTCCGGTCAAGGGCTTTGCCGTGACCCTGTCGCTCGGCATTCTCACCTCGCTGTTCACCGCCATCATGGGCACGCGTTCCATCGTCAACTGGATTTACGGCGGCCGCAACCTCAGCAAGCTGCCGGTGTAG